The Eubacteriaceae bacterium Marseille-Q4139 genome has a window encoding:
- a CDS encoding ATP-binding cassette domain-containing protein, which translates to MSSPLPSPSAPLSPSAAAFTFYTCCSLRREEIKLLNVLDLIKKYDGKTVVDSVSFEIPKGKVLSLIGPNGAGKSTVMGMISRLIAKDAGVICFEEKDISKWKSRDLAKKLAILTQHNNVQMKLTVRELVAFGRFPYSGSRLTKEDEAMIDQAISYMELEEFENRFIDELSGGQRQRAYIAMVIAQDTEYVLLDEPTNNLDIYHASRMMRTVRKLCDELGKTVILVLHEINYAAFYSDYICAFADGKIKKFGTVDQVVTRENLSEIYKVDFEIIRVNEKPLSIYY; encoded by the coding sequence ATGTCTTCTCCTTTGCCGTCCCCATCAGCACCTTTATCACCATCGGCGGCGGCATTTACTTTTTATACCTGCTGCTCTTTAAGAAGGGAGGAAATTAAACTTTTGAACGTCCTGGATCTGATAAAAAAATATGATGGAAAGACCGTCGTAGATTCCGTCAGCTTTGAAATTCCCAAAGGCAAGGTACTCTCTTTAATCGGCCCCAACGGGGCGGGAAAGTCCACGGTCATGGGGATGATCTCCCGCCTGATCGCAAAGGATGCCGGCGTCATCTGCTTTGAAGAGAAAGACATCTCCAAATGGAAAAGCCGCGACCTGGCAAAAAAGCTGGCAATTTTAACGCAGCACAACAATGTGCAGATGAAGCTGACCGTGCGCGAGCTGGTGGCTTTCGGCCGCTTCCCCTATTCCGGAAGCCGCCTGACAAAGGAAGACGAGGCCATGATCGATCAGGCAATTTCTTATATGGAGCTGGAGGAGTTTGAAAACCGCTTCATCGACGAGCTCTCCGGCGGCCAGAGGCAGCGCGCTTACATTGCCATGGTTATCGCACAGGATACGGAATATGTGCTCCTTGACGAGCCCACCAACAACCTGGACATTTATCACGCCTCCAGGATGATGCGGACGGTGAGGAAGCTCTGCGACGAGCTTGGAAAAACCGTCATCCTGGTGCTCCATGAAATCAATTACGCCGCCTTTTACTCCGACTATATCTGCGCCTTTGCCGACGGGAAAATTAAAAAATTCGGAACGGTGGACCAGGTTGTTACCAGGGAAAACCTTTCTGAAATATATAAGGTTGATTTCGAGATTATCCGAGTCAACGAAAAACCACTGTCCATCTATTATTAA